The Xiphophorus maculatus strain JP 163 A chromosome 21, X_maculatus-5.0-male, whole genome shotgun sequence genome window below encodes:
- the colec12 gene encoding collectin-12, giving the protein MKDDFGDEEEVQSFGYKRFGIQEGTQCTKCKNEWALKTSIALLYVLCTLLTIAVAVLGYKVVQRVDSVSEGIASYGGKIIAVETDLKKLDDQTEEKSENTTTEIQAFKSNIWALQRQLSAVQEHVHSDQVKLNQLQSIGSEIQSSQGTVRGRLSSNTATLHSVNSTLQSYGNIIESLQEDTARLQRELQQQVKLQSQALLSISNLNLTQAQQRGLIAALQRVVDETSQAIHKMRNDYQNLEQTARQTRSDAEWLRGKMENLQVVASNASTLAKANNDSLEDVGAQLAFMTSQLQNTSRLAEDHDQTLREIMDRQRDFSNLTSTKFDRVEMQVDELEETMDRVTGNMSHTTQLLGAINLNLNDLRSCSETIGRHSDVLQNLNDSVSDVRVDAFSLRSQQEELAARLDKEVTSLSIVMEEMKLVDTKHSQLITNFTILQGPPGPRGPRGDRGPQGPPGQTGTKGERGEKGPLGIRGSRGEQGSPGPPGLPGLKGLPGVPGSPGPKGSRGSGGRAGPPGAKGEPGQAGLPGRDGQTGVPGLQGPPGIRGPIGPAGEQGPRGLPGPVGPPGPVGPPGLPGIPIQSPAVPFPPVSQQEEAVPHALLAPGCPPGWVNYKNRCYYFSKDLDSFDDSKANCESQLATLLIISDKEEQEWLEGQIVGKGFFWIGLTDWEEENVWRWVDGTIPAFTKWKPGQPDNWGHSHESGEDCAGLIHEGLWNDFFCEDLISYICEKELETSKS; this is encoded by the exons tggtgCAAAGAGTCGACAGTGTGTCTGAAGGTATTGCAAGCTATGGCGGAAAGATAATTGCGGTCGAGACAGATCTAAAAAAGCTTG ATGATCAAACGGAAGAGAAGTCCGAGAACACCACCACAGAGATTCAGGCTTTCAAGAGCAACATCTGGGCCCTGCAGAGGCAGCTGTCTGCGGTGCAGGAACACGTCCACAGCGATCAGGTCAAGCTGAACCAACTGCAGAGCATTGGCTCAGAGATTCAGAGCAGCCAGGGCACCGTTCGGGGGCGTCTCAGCAGCAACACAGCCACCCTGCATTCGGTAAACAGCACTTTGCAGTCTTACGGCAACATCATTGAGAGTTTGCAGGAGGACACGGCCAGACTGCAGAGGGAGCTACAACAGCAAGTGAAACTGCAAAGCCAGGCGCTTCTCAGCATCAGCAACCTGAACCTCACTCAGGCCCAGCAGAGAGGCCTAATTGCAGCTCTACAGCGGGTCGTTGATGAAACCAGTCAAGCAATTCACAAAATGCGCAACGACTATCAGAACCTGGAGCAGACGGCACGTCAGACACGCTCAGACGCAGAGTGGCTTCGTGGAAAAATGGAAAACCTGCAGGTCGTAGCGAGCAATGCCTCGACTCTGGCTAAAGCCAACAATGACAGCCTGGAAGATGTTGGGGCACAGCTTGCTTTTATGACCAGCCAGCTGCAGAACACCAGCAGGCTGGCTGAGGATCATGACCAGACGCTCAGGGAGATCATGGACCGGCAGAGGGACTTCAGCAATCTCACATCCACAAAGTTTGACCGGGTAGAGATGCAGGTGGATGAGTTGGAGGAAACTATGGACCGTGTTACTGGCAACATGAGCCACACCACACAACTTCTGGGAGCCATAAACTTGAACCTCAATGACTTGCGCAGCTGCTCCGAGACCATCGGCCGTCACTCAGATGTCCTACAGAACCTTAACGACAGCGTGTCAGACGTCAGGGTGGATGCATTCAGCCTGAGGtcacagcaggaggagctggcaGCCCGCTTGGATAAGGAGGTCACCAGCCTCTCTATTGTCATGGAGGAAATGAAGCTGGTGGACACCAAGCACTCACAGCTGATAACAAACTTCACTATTTTACAGG GTCCGCCTGGTCCAAGAGGACCAAGAGGGGACAGAGGGCCTCAAGGACCACCTGGTCAGACAGGAACCAAGGGAGAGAGGGGTGAAAAAGGACCCCTAGGAATCAGAGGATCTAGAGGAGAGCAGGGTTCACCGGGACCACCAGGTCTTCCAGGGTTAAAGGGCCTCCCAGGTGTACCTGGAAGTCCTGGACCGAAAGGTTCTCGAGGGTCAGGAGGCAGAGCTGGACCTCCAGGAGCTAAAGGAGAACCAGGACAGGCTGGTCTTCCTGGACGAGATGGCCAGACTGGTGTACCGGGACTGCAAGGACCACCGGGCATCCGCGGACCAATTGGACCAGCTGGGGAGCAAGGCCCAAGGGGTCTACCTGGACCAGTTGGGCCCCCAGGGCCTGTGGGACCACCAGGGCTACCAGGAATCCCCATTCAAAGTCCAGCAGTGCCTTTTCCACCAGTGTCACAACAGGAAGAGGCAGTTCCTCATGCACTGTTAGCCCCAG GTTGCCCTCCTGGTTGGGTAAACTACAAAAACAGGTGCTACTACTTTTCCAAAGACCTGGACAGTTTTGATGATTCAAAAGCTAACTGTGAATCACAGCTAGCAACGTTACTGATCATCAGTGACAAAGAAGAACAG GAATGGTTGGAGGGGCAAATAGTTGGAAAGGGCTTCTTCTGGATTGGTCTGACGGACTGGGAAGAAGAGAATGTGTGGCGCTGGGTGGATGGAACAATTCCTGCTTTCAC GAAGTGGAAGCCCGGACAGCCTGACAATTGGGGCCACAGCCATGAGTCGGGGGAAGACTGTGCAGGTCTGATCCACGAAGGTCTATGGAACGATTTCTTCTGTGAAGATCTCATTAGCTATATCTGTGAGAAAGAACTGGAGACCT CAAAATCATAG